The genomic stretch TGAACAATTCAGCCTTCGTTTATGTTAAGACAAGAGTCAGCGTCACTCACAAAGAGATCACCTAAACCCAACTGAAGCTTGTGTTGAAAATATGCAGAAGATCCAGCGGTTGGCATTTGCAACCCTTTGGGATCCAGCAGACACCAAAGGCACTCTAGGGATCTGTACGTACCACAGGAAATCAGCAGGCCTTTGGAAGTTACCAAGGTGTTTTCTATCTGAACTAGCCAGTGACCCCAAACTCTTCAGACTTCATAATACACTATGAAtctggggtacctgagtggctctgtctgTTACACagttgtcttcagctcaggtcatgcatgagccctgcattgggttccctgccaGTGGGGAGGGaatcttgcttctccttctccctctgctgctcacctcgattgtgctctctctaaaatagataggtggaatcttaaaaaaacaaaacaaaactatgaacCTGCTTTGAAGATTTTGCTAAAAGGCATGAAGATGCCTTAAGAAAAAAAcgggctggttcagttggtagggcatgcaactcttgatcttggggttgagttcaagctccatgttgggtgtagagcttacataaaaaaagttaaaaaaaaaaaaaaaaaagtaaaacaaacaataGCTTGACTGGGCCAGATCATAAGTAGTAAAAAAGGGACATGAAGAGAAACTATCACTGCCTTAAAGGGGTTCTCACAGCCTCTGAAACAGATTCCTTAGTCATGCAAGGTCACCTGCCAGAGACTGCTTCAGTCCAATGAACCTGTGCAAAGGGGATCTCTAAAGCAGATGCACTTTTTGCCTCATTCATTTGAGAAGAGCAATGTGTTCAACACTAAGCATGAAAAGAAGTTAAGATCTATTGAAAAGACTCGGGAACTTAATTCTGGAAATCCTAGCATTTTACTGCCCACTGAAGAACGTTAACGGCCAACACAGTATCAGGTGTGGATCACACAAGTCTGAGAATCATGATTTCTAATGTGCTGGTAAGATACTGCcctcctgtttgtttgtttgtttatttatttatttatttatttatttatttatttatttttgccctcCTGTTTAAAGGCATTTTAACAACTCACAGGTAATGATTCACTGTGTTTAGCATTACTAATACCATAGCTAACATTAaatttaagtttatatatttttaatttatattacctTTATGGATTAATTttggaaacttttaaaacataatgatgcttattttaaaagtgttttaaatgtGAGAATGCtcacactgaaaagaaaaagacaaagatctACAGTTACTGAATAAGAGCATAGAAAAAGGCACCAAAaaacatattagaaataaaaagagatctCCTTTGGCTGCatgcaaaaaatagaaaaattagacaactttctataaaaaatattaatgaccacacacacaaaaggaggaaaaataccAATGACCACATTGACTGACCTATAATGAATGACCAGGGTGTCAACAAACTTTCTCTATAAGGAGGCAGGtagtattttccattttatggacCAGGACTATCTACAGAATGTAaacttttgggggatccctgggtggctcagccgttgaacgtctgccttgggcccagggtgtcatcctggagacctgggatcaagtcccacattgggctccctgcatggaacctgcttctccctctgcctgcgtctctgcctctctctctctctgtatctctcatgaataaaaaaaagaagaagaatgtaaACTTTGGCCAATGGGCTGTAGGCTGTCAGTCCTTCCAAGTTCTTAACTGAACTCAAACCTtgcatttttaagaataattgaGGCCACACAGTACAACAAAGCCTCCCCTCAACCTATCTACCCCTTTCCTAATCCTCATGATGGCTAGATAGTATCATTgactcaaaaaagagaaaaatcaggccAAACCTCATGAGCTTGAGGTCACCTGGAtatcaaatttttaaacatatgtaaAAGATTATGGGCAGACACATTTTGAATACAAagtaaattcaataaaattttgctTCAGGCCAGTGATGATTAACAAAAGTTACAATATAACATTTAACCTAATAACTGTTAAGGGGCACATTAGCAGCCTAAGACTGGttttgtattattaaatatatatatgtcctCAATGACAGAACAAGGTAATTGCTAACAATAAGGCAGGACTTAACAATAGATTCAgagatatttttgaaatacttCAAAATCAAATATTAGCACAAATATCAGATTAGATGAGGGTTTCCCACCTCAGGTATTAGTGCATTGGGGGTTGGATAATCTTCTGTTGTAGGGGACAGTCCTCTGCATGCTTAGTAGCATCTCTGGCTTCTGCCTTCTACATTTGTaggatttctctttctccccactcAGTTATAACAATCAAAAACGTCTCTAGAGTTACTCCTGTAAAACCATCTCATCTTGTGCTAGCATCATGAGGAAATCCAGCCAAACTGGCCTTCCATTTATACATGTATTAGTAAATACTCTACTCTTAGTAAATACTGTTCTCTACTGTACTGGGGCACTACTAATGTGGCCATTGGCTGGGGCTACACTGTACCCTAGTATTCTTTATGGGGCCAGGGCTCTGGAAGCTTTTATTGAGTGGATAGAAGGTAGATACTGGGGCGCGGCCTTTCAGAAAGGgcagtggggcggggggagatcTGGTGAGATGCAGAACAAGGTGGGATTTATATCCTTTGTATTCCCACTCAGGGAACATAAGAGGACAACAGCAGGACTAAGGAAAGATTCCATACAACCCAAGCAGAAATGGCGGACCAACAAGCAGGTAAGGTGGGGGTGGACACAAAGGGCCCTAATTCCTATTGTTTGCCAATTACAGTGATGGAAACACTCCCAAAGTAGTGGATTGTAGGCTGCCCAATGCACTGAGATTTGCAAAGCACCTGAAAATTTAATAATTGCAAGCCAGTATAAGTtgacttgagggatccctgggtggcacagcggtttagcgcctgcctttggcccagggcgcgatcctggagacccgagatcgaatcccacgtcaggctcccggtgcatggagcctgcttcgccctctgcctatgtctctgccccctctctctctctgtgactatcataaaaaaataaaaaataataaaaaaaaattaaaaaaataataagttgacTTGAGCTTATCACTCAAAGGTAATGGGTTCTCAGCATTGGTTGGGAAGCTATCACTTTTTTTCCATCTGGAATAGTTTATTATATCATGGAATTATCATTCCTTAAACATTAGTAGACCTTACCCATTTTATCTCCCCATGTAATATTTTGGGTGGAACtgtattaagattttatttattgggggatccctgggtggttcagtggtttagcgcctgccttcagcccaggatgtgatcctggagtcccgggattgagtcccgtgtcaggctccctgcatggagcctgcttctccctctgtctgtgtcactgcctctctctgtgtgtgtctctcatgactaaaaaaattaaatcttaaaaaaacaagattttatttacttatttgacagtgagaaagagagtgagtatgtgcatgtgcacaaacagggggagagggagaagcaggctctctgctgagcaaggagcccaacatggggctcgatcccagaaccctgaaatcatgacttaagctgaaggcagatgcttaactgagtcacctgagcacctctgtttttctttttctttttttttttttttttaaagattttatttatttatttattcatgaaagactgagagacagagagagccagaaacaaaggcagagggagaagcaggctccatgcactgggagcccgacgtgggattcgattccgggtctccaggatcgcgccctgggccaaaggcaggcgctaaaccgctgcgccacccagggatccctctgtttttcttttgaggttAATAAAGCCTCAGAGTCATACTGTTTGGCTGAATTTGGTAAATGTACATTCTCTTAGAACAAAGAGCTCTTCTCCTGATTACCAAATTGCACTTCCTTCTGTGTGGACTCAATGATCTAGGAGACTGGTAACGATTCCAGTTCCTAGCTGGGACTGTTGGCATCCCAGATTAAGTGGGGGATAGAATGACACCCAGAGGCACATGGCTTCCTTGAGtcaaaaatgaagaacaaactgTGGAAGGGACATCAGTTTTCAGCAGTGGGAGAAGGTAGACACAGTGCTGAAGAAAATGGTCTCTGCTTGCTTAGAACAGATTTTCTAGGTAGTACGAGTCAGAGCTGAGCGGAAGACAAAGTGCCAGCGTGACAGAGAGAGGGCCCCTGGGACTCAGGTATGGAGAGATGGCGGGTTCAGGCTAACCATGTGTCCCCCTCTCCTCAGCCAAACCAAAGAAGAGAAGCCGGGAGCGTACTTCATTCACCTCCTATCAGAAGGCAGAGCTGGAAGCTCTATTTAATCTGACTCAGTTTCCGGATTATGTCACCCAGGAGTTGCTGGCATCAAAAATCCATTTACAATACACCGTAGTACAGGTCAGACTCCCTGGGGGTGTGCCAAGCTTGTCCTGTGCTCCCCAGatccttctccctcacccttccCTTTGCCTCATGACCAAATAATCATGACTAATCCGCCTTAATGGAGCATAAAGTGTCAATAACCTGATGCTTGTGCTAGACTCTCATTTTACACAGTAGATAAACCAAGGCACATAATGGCATGGTAACTTCCCCAGGGTTTCAAGCCCACTAAGTTGTCAAGatggaattcttctgcatgtggagcACTTGTCTTaaaccatgtctttttttttttttttaagattttattttatttactcatgagagatacagagcgagagagagaggcagagacacaggcagaggaagatgcaggccccatgcaggaagcccgacatgggactcgatccagggtctccaggatcacaccgtgggctgcaggcggtgctaaactgctgcgccatcggggctgccctaaaccaTGTCTTTTATACAAAACCCCAAAGACAAGAAGGACCATCCTTTAGAGTTGGACACGCCATTGGTTGCTGAAGCTCATTCCCGGGCAGTGAGGGCACTAGGCCAGCCAGAGGCCTCTGGCTAGAATCATACCGAGGCCATTTCAGATCCCATCTGGAACCATCAGAGAGGCTACCAAAGATAACTTCTCAAGGACCTCCTTGGCCAGACTCCATACTCTATTCTGTCCTATGGAGCCCTGACCCTTTATCCTACAGAGAGCTCATGGCATTTGGCCAagtcctccccactcctgctctggGGTCCAGGCCCTACCtcatccctttcttctttttctatcctGGCCACCTTCAGTTTCCTGGAACCCCTGGCCATGGGTGAGAAACAGCTCCTTCCCTGCCTCGGGTACAATAGACAGAAGCCTCTTTGCCTCCCCAAGGAAGCCTGGTTCTCAAGGAAGATGAATGGCCGCCATCCCAGGTCCTTTTCACTTTATGGGCTCACACCCCCGCCCCCTAATCTCCCCTCTTCACTCCACAGGTCTGGTTTAAGAACCGTCGAGTTAAATGGAGAAAGAGCATCCAGAAAGAACAAGAAGCAGGGCTTCCATCCCTGGCCCCTGCGGCCAAGAGGAAGAGAGCCCTAGAACACAGACACCTTGTCAACAGCAGGCCCATTCTCCCCAGACTTTCCCACCCCCCAGAGGCAGGCCCTGGAAACCCAGATGGGGCTTCTCAACAATGTGACCCTGAGCTAGACAAGCTGGTGGCCACAGTGCCTGCTTTGTCCACTGCGCCTTATGACATAAGCCAGGTCATGGAAGCCTATGGGTGtctggaagaggaggagagttCTAACACGTTTACTTGTCTTTATCAATACCTCTCCCCATCTGACAGCTAGCTGGAGCCAGAGTACCCACTAACTGGTCCGGTCCTAGTTGCTCTGCCTCCCTAAGGCTAATGATCCTTATAGCACAGGACCAAGCTGAAATTCCAAAGAGCTACCAGATGGTTAAGCCCGTAGATTTCGAAAGTTACggttttagggacacctgggtggtttagttggttaagcatctgcctttggctcagatcatgatccctgggtcctgggattgagcctcatgtggggctccctgctcagctgcagagtctgattctccctctgtctctgtccctcactcctgctcatgctttccaactcaaaaaataaaataaaataaaataaaataaaataaaataaaataaaataaaataaaataaaaatatggttttgGGTCGTACCAGAATTTCCAGGGGGATCTCTCCACCTTTTCTTCTCTCACTCCTGTTTTGCTACAGGTATGCTTCCATGTCTAAGGTTATAGGTTAGAGAcagtcatttttctatttttcatagtaGGGAAAACACTGCTGAAATCagaaccctttattttttattttctaaatattttatttatttattcatgagagagacagagagagagaggcagagacaaagcaagaggagaagcaggccccatgcagggaacctgatatgggacttgatctaggCCTCTGGGGTCACTtgatgagccaaaggcaaacactcaaccgctgagccacccagacgggCCAATCAGAGCCCTTTAGATCCAATCTGTCATACTTATTTTCCTATAAGAAGAAACTGTCTGCATATCAGGGTAGcacatttgcaaataaaattggCTTTTGCCAC from Canis aureus isolate CA01 chromosome 1, VMU_Caureus_v.1.0, whole genome shotgun sequence encodes the following:
- the LOC144307347 gene encoding arginine-fifty homeobox-like → MADQQAAKPKKRSRERTSFTSYQKAELEALFNLTQFPDYVTQELLASKIHLQYTVVQVWFKNRRVKWRKSIQKEQEAGLPSLAPAAKRKRALEHRHLVNSRPILPRLSHPPEAGPGNPDGASQQCDPELDKLVATVPALSTAPYDISQVMEAYGCLEEEESSNTFTCLYQYLSPSDS